Proteins from one Pseudoliparis swirei isolate HS2019 ecotype Mariana Trench chromosome 22, NWPU_hadal_v1, whole genome shotgun sequence genomic window:
- the dscc1 gene encoding sister chromatid cohesion protein DCC1, producing the protein MRTLEEVQATLQIAKLQDEDLQKTIQCLFFGENVSSGDYCLMELDDTLCKHIEAGQSLVIRGDVEERAVLCSGDKTYDLKIADTSNLLLFLPEGRTPDQLTNSQESAHVVHTQIWGFCNSYWELKKHRPKLKKLKNVLMENPYEGPALGGQQDNTGNRYTLQDLLNRIQSSEEELKTHLETINACQIDGYWRVLDFDYEMKLLGHITQLVDSESWSFDKVPLQTSLEELAPLEPKEMIEHCLDCYGKRFTENDNVFYALHEDKVCRGTALLLLQNAVKFNLREFQEVWQQSVPEGMSTRLDQLKSLALVDRASRPETICLLRLEDLSEETLERFNQLFALRGKWTEDDITPYIQDLCGEKQTTGALLTKYARSSMQNGIKVFNSRRPVAT; encoded by the exons GAACTTTAGAGGAGGTGCAGGCAACTCTGCAGATCGCCAAGCTGCAAGACGAAGATCTACAGAAAACAATTCAGTGcctgttttttggggaaaacgtTTCATCTGGAGACTATTGCCTCATGGAGCTGGATGACACCCTGTGCAAACACATAGAAGCTGGGCAAAG TCTCGTGATTCGAGGGGATGTGGAGGAGCGTGCAGTGCTCTGTAGCGGTGACAAGACCTACGATCTAAAAATAGCCGACACATCCAACCTGCTGCTGTTTTTACCTGAAGGCAGAACGCCAGACCAACTGACCAACAGCCAGGAGAGCGCTCATGTGGTGcacacacag ATCTGGGGATTTTGTAACAGCTACTGGGAACTGAAGAAACACCGCCCGAAACTGAAGAAACTGAAGAATGTTTTAATGGAGAATCCCTATGAAGGACCTGCTTTGGGGGGGCAACAGGATAATACAGGAAACCGG TACACATTGCAGGATCTGTTGAACAGGATCCAGTCCAGCGAGGAGGAACTGAAGACTCACTTGGAGACCATCAATGCCTGTCAGATAGATG GTTACTGGCGTGTGCTCGACTTTGACTATGAGATGAAGCTGCTCGGTCACATTACTCAGCTGGTAGATTCTGAGTCGTGGTCCTTCGACAAGGTTCCCCTTCAAACCAGTCTGGAGGAGTTGGCTCCACTGGAGCCCAA agAGATGATCGAGCACTGTTTGGACTGCTATGGGAAGCGCTTCACTGAAAATG ACAACGTCTTTTATGCACTACATGAGGATAAAGTGTGTCGGGGAACGgcgttgctgctgctgcagaacgCTGTGAAGTTTAACCTGAGAGAGTTTCAGGAAGTCTGGCAGCAGAGCGTCCCGGAGGGCATGAGCACGAGACTAGACCAACTGAAG AGTTTGGCCCTGGTGGACCGCGCTTCCCGCCCAGAGACCATCTGCCTGCTGCGGTTGGAGGATCTCTCAGAAGAGACGCTGGAGCGCTTCAACCAACTCTTTGCACTCCGAGGGAAATGGACAGAGGATGACATCACGCCATACATACA GGACCTGTGTGGAGAGAAACAGACCACCGGAGCTCTACTGACCAAATATGCTCGATCCTCGATGCAAAACGGGATCAAGGTCTTCAACTCCAGAAGGCCCGTGGCTACGTGA